Genomic DNA from Candidatus Nitronereus thalassa:
TTAGTGGCTGAGCATGGGACCGGAATTCGATTTCGATTGATCAGCTTATGGCCCATCTATGAACGAAATGGTCCTGTAACTGACTTTGAACGAAAGGGATTGAAAGCTGTAGAAAATAACCCAGATCAGCCGTATTCAGGAGTCATTCAAAGTGGGAAGATTTCCTTTTTTCAAGCCATCTATGCTGATCAAGCAGTGACAGCATCCTGTGTCAATTGTCATAATACCCACCCACTCAGTCCCAAACGAAATTTCAAACTGAATGACGTCATGGGAGCTATTGTCATTACCATCCCCTTACCAGACAAATGATAGAGAGGGCATGGAATACACAATCAGAACATACATGAGATCATCAACCTGAAAAGTTGTCACATTCCTTACTGGGTATTGCCACCCTCCTTGGTGATGGTCAACTAAGGGGGAAGGGCTGAGGCAAGATAATTTCACAGAAAAGGAGATTCTCTTAAATCCTGAAATCTAAACTGGGATGAGTCATGCTATCACCCCTTACTCTGAGCACTTTCCAGAAGAAATTCACAGTGGAAGTTTAGTTTGACCAGGGTGTGACACCTTGAAGACAGGAAGCCCGCGCCCTTTCACAAATGAAGCCTCGCAACTTATTGGCTTCCAAGAAGCCAATTGATGGCTGGCCTTACTGGACGATTTTCGAACTTTTCGGATCAACGCTACTGGTCTCAACCTCAGTGAATTTGTTGCCGCTTAAGGGTATTTTGAAGCATATGGCGTTAGGTGATTGGCAAAGAAGTGTTCCAACCTTTGTAATAGAGAACAGGCATCCTTTTTAACAAGACATCATTCCTACATACCTTCCCTCCAATAGCCTTCTGGCCCGCTGATTAAGAGTCCAAAGCATCCCAACCCAGCGCAGCCTAGCGCAACCCAAGACACCGAAAGTTCAGAGGGTAAACATGAACCAAGGCAATCCTGAAGTAGCTTGGTGTGCCTACGGTTGGCACCAAGTTGGCACCAAAGTACCCGATGGTTCCGCCACAATCTTTCCCTGAATTATCCCCCTGCAACCCGCTGACAGTTACGACATGCCGCAAAATTGTTAAACCAGGAATTGGGCGAGGTCTCGACACCCCCTCGGGAAGCGGATCGAGCACGGGTTTGACT
This window encodes:
- a CDS encoding DUF3365 domain-containing protein; this translates as MKNPRVGMFGLVFLFTCWMNAFTSDAKRTEHIPGIPPDVVASYIHSIIQADRTIYSSFIVNRLHENKILDANEAWEQTNSLLLPAQFLQKSGRLVAEHGTGIRFRLISLWPIYERNGPVTDFERKGLKAVENNPDQPYSGVIQSGKISFFQAIYADQAVTASCVNCHNTHPLSPKRNFKLNDVMGAIVITIPLPDK